The genomic segment AGCTCATTCAGCGCTTGGCGATAGGTATTCTTAAACTCCTTCTCGTCGGGAATATCCGCAAACTCGTAGAAAGCGGTTCCTTCGCCATCGGTTAGGTTCATACCTCGCTGAGCGATGCCTTTCAGGATCTGTCCACCCGAAAGGTCGCCCAAGTAACGGGTATAAGACTGAGCGATTAACAGTTCAGGCTGAGTGTTCGCCACTTCGTGAATGCGGTCAACATACGCTTGAGCGGCAGGAGAGGGCGAAATCTGATCGCGCCAGGTGGAGCCGAAATAATACTGCAAATCTTTTTCCAGACTGGCTTTGCGATTTAGCTCTGGGAAGTAGACCTTGGAGAGAATAGGGTGATCCTTATGGCGCTCCATCTCTTCTTCGATGGTGGAATAGACGAAGTAGAGGTTCGCAACCAACTTCCGATAGGACTCCTTTTCAACAACTCCCTTAAGGAAGCACTTCACGAAGCCAACGTTTTCTGCCATCGTATGGGATTTTTTCGTGCCTTCCCGAAGCTTAGTTGCTAAATTGCTGCTCATGCTAAATATCCTAAGTAAATGTCGTCACTCAACGCTAAATGGTTTAGATTTTTCCCAGCGCATCAAACACAGCCGACATATTCCTATGCCTGCTGTTCAATCACTTCCTAAATTGTTACAGTAATCCGATTGGATGAGAGCTTTTATTAAAAATGTTTACGGAGCAAGCGGGTAATGACTCCGATCCATCGGGAATTTGCGCGGGATAGCAGCGAAATTCAAAGCACTGAACCCTAATTTAAGACGGAATAAAGCGGGTTTGCCTTAGCCTGGGCGTCTGAAATATTGAGACAAGTTTCGCAATAGTTCTCAATACTTTGCTCCTTTTATATTGATGCCGAGTTCAGCGTTCCTGGTTTCAGATTCGGAGGAGTTTTTGAGTCGAACGATAAAACGAGTTCCACGCTGCCCGTGCTGAGGCATAGGGGCGATCGCGACGGGCGACACACCCTTGCTCAACGGCGTGCCTCGTTTCAGGATTTGCGAAGAATTTTGAAATTAAATATCTGTAAATGTCTTGCAATCAAGACATAGGCATACAGCGCTTGAAAACTCTATACAATCAGCGTTTTGCCACAATCTAGAGTGTCATATAGTATATCTAGATACAGAAATAAAAATATTTTTAGGCAGGGGGTACTATGAAACATGTTTTATGCGAGGGACAACCCATCCAGTTCTCACCTCATTTGGGTCAACGGCAAACGCTGGGAACCTTAGCCGGAGTGTCGATCGCAACCTTGTTAGCTGTCAGTGCTCCCGCCTATGCCCAAGAGTCCCAGGCAGCCTATTTGCCCCCCATGCCAACACCAGAGAATGCTTCGAAGCTAGAGTTGGAATGCGTGCCCCAAGGTGAGAAGTTTTTGTGCGAGGTTGCTGATGATGCCGCGATCGCTCCATCGTTGGATGATGCAAAATCCTCAGACAAGATTGCGGCCACAACCTCCCTCGCTGCATCATCAGACGCTAGCCGGATCCGCGTTTCTAATCTAGCGTTGGCGATCGCCGTATTCTTGTTTGGAAGCGTTGCCTTCAAAAG from the Synechococcales cyanobacterium T60_A2020_003 genome contains:
- a CDS encoding heme oxygenase (biliverdin-producing), which encodes MSSNLATKLREGTKKSHTMAENVGFVKCFLKGVVEKESYRKLVANLYFVYSTIEEEMERHKDHPILSKVYFPELNRKASLEKDLQYYFGSTWRDQISPSPAAQAYVDRIHEVANTQPELLIAQSYTRYLGDLSGGQILKGIAQRGMNLTDGEGTAFYEFADIPDEKEFKNTYRQALNELPIDDAMADAIVDEANAAFGRNMAMFKELEGNLIKAIGQMLFNTLTRRRTRGSTDAELATAE